Proteins encoded by one window of Planctomycetia bacterium:
- the rpsS gene encoding 30S ribosomal protein S19 → MGRSSKKGPFVDPKLYFKVDKLNERGIKEPLKTWARRCTIVPEFVGHTFMVHNGKQHVKVLVTEEMVGHKLGEFSPTRTFRGHGGVKKAEPK, encoded by the coding sequence ATGGGACGTTCATCCAAGAAGGGGCCGTTTGTCGACCCGAAGTTGTACTTCAAGGTCGATAAGCTCAACGAGCGCGGCATCAAAGAGCCTTTGAAGACCTGGGCTCGTCGTTGCACGATCGTTCCGGAGTTCGTCGGGCACACGTTCATGGTGCACAACGGCAAGCAGCACGTGAAGGTTCTCGTCACCGAGGAAATGGTCGGGCACAAGCTCGGCGAGTTTTCCCCGACGCGAACGTTCCGCGGCCACGGCGGCGTGAAGAAGGCAGAGCCTAAGTAG
- the rplV gene encoding 50S ribosomal protein L22 — protein MAYTATHKHARISARKVRSLANLIRGKHVDEAQDILKYMPHRGARLLEKVLKSALGNAEDRREASVQNLVVVDARVDGGPMFKRIKPVSRGQAYMIKRRSSHIRVSLDTLK, from the coding sequence ATGGCATACACGGCAACACACAAGCACGCTCGCATCAGCGCCCGTAAGGTGCGCTCGCTCGCGAACTTGATTCGCGGCAAGCATGTCGACGAAGCGCAAGACATTCTCAAGTACATGCCCCATCGCGGCGCACGATTGCTGGAGAAGGTCTTGAAGAGCGCTTTGGGCAACGCGGAAGATCGTCGCGAGGCTAGCGTTCAGAACCTCGTGGTCGTCGATGCTCGCGTCGACGGCGGACCGATGTTCAAGCGGATCAAGCCGGTTTCGCGCGGCCAGGCCTACATGATCAAGCGTCGTTCGAGCCACATTCGCGTGTCGCTCGATACGCTGAAGTAG
- the rpsC gene encoding 30S ribosomal protein S3, whose protein sequence is MGQKVNPIAFRTGVMIGWKSRWCASKKEFGALLLEDFKIRKFIKEKFRSAAIPKIEIERTRDEVKVILFTARPGVIIGRKGQEVERLQAELQGLVGRRINIKIEEVGRPEIQAQLVAEDIADQLAKRASFRRTMKRSTDQTMEAGAKGIKIQLAGRLGGAEMARREKQTAGSMPLSTLRAKIDYGFTEAVTPQGNIGVQVWVNQGMYEDDANGDDAQAGQTSKKPKRTYKR, encoded by the coding sequence ATGGGTCAAAAAGTCAATCCTATCGCTTTCCGCACCGGTGTCATGATCGGGTGGAAGAGCCGTTGGTGCGCCTCGAAGAAGGAATTCGGCGCGCTGTTGTTGGAAGATTTCAAGATCCGGAAGTTCATCAAAGAGAAGTTCCGCAGCGCCGCGATTCCGAAGATCGAAATCGAACGGACGCGCGACGAAGTCAAAGTCATTTTGTTCACGGCCCGTCCCGGCGTGATCATCGGTCGTAAGGGTCAAGAAGTCGAACGCCTCCAGGCCGAACTGCAAGGTTTGGTCGGTCGCCGGATCAATATCAAGATCGAGGAAGTCGGCCGCCCGGAAATTCAAGCTCAGCTCGTTGCCGAAGACATCGCCGATCAGCTCGCGAAGCGGGCCAGCTTCCGCCGCACAATGAAGCGCTCCACCGATCAAACGATGGAAGCGGGCGCAAAGGGTATCAAGATTCAATTGGCCGGTCGCTTAGGCGGCGCGGAAATGGCTCGTCGCGAGAAGCAAACCGCGGGTTCCATGCCGTTGTCGACGCTGCGGGCCAAGATCGATTACGGCTTCACGGAAGCCGTCACGCCGCAAGGTAATATCGGCGTTCAAGTGTGGGTTAACCAAGGTATGTACGAGGACGACGCCAATGGCGATGATGCCCAAGCGGGTCAAACATCGAAAAAGCCAAAGAGGACGTATAAAAGGTGA
- the rplP gene encoding 50S ribosomal protein L16 produces the protein MAMMPKRVKHRKSQRGRIKGDATRGNRVVFGDFGLQATQGGWISAATIEAGRISAQQYLRTEGRLYVRIFPHKSITSIPLETRMGKGKGEPDYWAAVVKPGTVLYEISGVPESAAKMCFRRLAHKMPVGVCFVRRRTM, from the coding sequence ATGGCGATGATGCCCAAGCGGGTCAAACATCGAAAAAGCCAAAGAGGACGTATAAAAGGTGATGCCACCCGCGGTAACCGCGTGGTGTTCGGCGACTTTGGTCTTCAAGCGACTCAAGGTGGTTGGATCAGTGCGGCGACCATTGAAGCGGGTCGCATCAGTGCGCAGCAATATCTGCGCACCGAAGGCCGTTTGTACGTTCGGATTTTTCCGCATAAGTCGATTACGTCGATCCCGCTCGAAACCCGTATGGGTAAGGGCAAGGGAGAGCCGGATTATTGGGCAGCTGTGGTCAAGCCGGGAACCGTGTTGTACGAAATTTCGGGCGTGCCCGAGTCGGCAGCAAAGATGTGTTTCCGCCGCTTGGCTCACAAGATGCCGGTCGGGGTCTGCTTCGTTCGTCGCCGAACGATGTAG
- the rpmC gene encoding 50S ribosomal protein L29 gives MKAAELREMSDEQLSLTLKETTENLFRLKMKAQTEKLESPSELMKHRRLAARIRTVSHQRATAKAAAAKPESK, from the coding sequence ATGAAGGCCGCAGAACTACGTGAGATGAGCGACGAGCAATTGTCGCTGACGTTGAAAGAGACGACCGAAAACTTGTTTCGGTTGAAGATGAAGGCACAGACCGAGAAGCTCGAGTCTCCCAGCGAGCTGATGAAGCATCGTCGGTTGGCTGCCCGCATCCGAACCGTTTCGCATCAGCGAGCCACGGCCAAAGCCGCGGCGGCCAAGCCGGAATCGAAGTAA
- the rpsQ gene encoding 30S ribosomal protein S17, producing MPKRVAVGTVMTDKMSKSRRVEIPRVVHHQKYGKIIHRKTVCHIHDENNESHVGDMVEIVECPPKSKLKRWQLVRILRKSTIVDLAAMRAAEKSIDDPSLTSEGNAKADSTAKSEASK from the coding sequence ATGCCTAAACGTGTTGCCGTCGGGACCGTGATGACCGACAAAATGAGTAAGAGCCGTCGGGTCGAGATCCCGCGCGTCGTGCATCATCAGAAGTACGGCAAGATCATCCATCGCAAGACGGTCTGCCATATTCACGACGAGAACAACGAGTCGCACGTCGGCGACATGGTCGAGATCGTGGAATGCCCGCCGAAGTCGAAGCTGAAGCGCTGGCAGTTGGTGCGGATCCTTCGCAAGAGCACAATCGTCGACTTGGCCGCGATGCGAGCGGCCGAGAAGTCGATCGACGACCCAAGTCTGACCTCGGAAGGTAACGCCAAGGCGGACAGCACCGCGAAGTCGGAAGCCTCGAAGTAG
- the rplN gene encoding 50S ribosomal protein L14 — MIQMQTRLTVADNTGAKEVMCIKVLGGSRRRVARLGDIVVCSVKSVIAGSEIKKGQVVKGVVVRIKAPTRRLDGSYVRFDSNALVLIDNDKNPRGTRIFGAVARELRDKNYMKIVSLAGEVV; from the coding sequence ATGATTCAAATGCAAACGCGCCTGACGGTCGCCGACAATACCGGCGCCAAAGAAGTCATGTGCATCAAGGTGTTGGGTGGCTCGCGTCGCCGCGTCGCTCGCTTGGGCGATATCGTGGTGTGCAGCGTGAAGAGCGTGATCGCGGGAAGTGAAATCAAGAAGGGGCAGGTCGTTAAGGGCGTAGTCGTTCGCATCAAGGCGCCGACGCGCCGGCTGGACGGCAGCTACGTTCGTTTCGACAGCAACGCTCTTGTTCTTATCGACAACGATAAGAACCCTCGCGGGACGCGCATCTTCGGTGCGGTCGCTCGCGAACTGCGTGACAAGAATTACATGAAGATCGTCAGCTTGGCCGGTGAGGTGGTGTGA
- the rplX gene encoding 50S ribosomal protein L24, producing the protein MKIKVGDTVKVIAGDDKGQTGKVSRVLRDKNRVVVEGVSKVFKHVKRSQKNPQGGRLSIETTIHASNVMLVNPAGETTRVGFRKTADGGKERFARNGGGSLGAVTSPKTKSAAKK; encoded by the coding sequence ATGAAAATTAAAGTCGGTGATACCGTAAAAGTAATCGCTGGTGACGACAAAGGTCAGACCGGTAAGGTCAGTCGCGTTCTCCGCGACAAGAACCGCGTCGTCGTCGAAGGCGTAAGCAAGGTGTTCAAGCACGTCAAGCGCAGCCAGAAGAACCCGCAAGGGGGCCGGCTCTCGATCGAAACGACGATCCATGCCTCGAACGTCATGCTGGTCAACCCGGCCGGTGAGACGACTCGCGTCGGCTTCCGCAAGACGGCCGACGGCGGCAAAGAGCGGTTCGCTCGCAACGGCGGCGGTTCGCTCGGTGCGGTAACGAGCCCGAAGACGAAGTCGGCAGCGAAGAAGTAG
- the rplE gene encoding 50S ribosomal protein L5 produces MPAIPRLQERYQKEVLPHLVEKLGRTNPHSLPKLTKIVVSMGVGSAVTEKKHMEEALTAMQTITGQKPAPCKSKVAISNFKLREGLDIGCKVTLRGPRMWEFLDRLVSIALPRVRDFRGLNPNAFDGNGNYSLGLTEQLVFPELNPDKYTRPQGMNIAFITTTDSNDDSREMLRALGMPFRVEETTGKKSPAA; encoded by the coding sequence ATGCCCGCGATTCCGCGCTTGCAAGAGCGTTACCAAAAGGAAGTCTTGCCGCACCTGGTCGAGAAGCTCGGCCGAACGAATCCGCATTCGTTGCCGAAGCTCACGAAGATCGTGGTCAGCATGGGCGTCGGCTCGGCAGTCACCGAGAAGAAGCACATGGAAGAGGCGTTGACCGCCATGCAGACGATCACCGGTCAGAAGCCGGCTCCCTGCAAGAGCAAGGTCGCGATCTCGAACTTCAAGCTTCGCGAAGGGCTCGACATCGGTTGCAAAGTCACGCTCCGCGGTCCGCGGATGTGGGAGTTCTTGGATCGTCTCGTGTCGATCGCACTCCCGCGTGTGCGCGACTTCCGCGGCTTGAATCCGAACGCCTTCGACGGCAACGGCAACTACAGCCTGGGCCTAACCGAACAATTGGTTTTCCCGGAACTGAATCCGGACAAGTACACCCGTCCGCAAGGCATGAACATCGCGTTCATCACGACGACCGACAGCAACGACGACTCGCGGGAAATGCTCCGAGCGTTGGGAATGCCGTTCCGAGTGGAAGAAACGACGGGTAAGAAGTCGCCGGCGGCGTAA
- a CDS encoding type Z 30S ribosomal protein S14, whose translation MASKSKIAKANRTPKFSSRRESRCKLCGRPRAVYRKFGLCRIHFRELADKGLIPGMRKASW comes from the coding sequence ATGGCTAGTAAATCGAAAATTGCCAAGGCCAATCGAACGCCGAAGTTTTCCAGTCGGCGTGAATCGCGTTGCAAACTGTGCGGGCGACCCCGCGCAGTGTATCGCAAGTTTGGTTTGTGCCGCATTCATTTCCGCGAGTTGGCCGACAAAGGTCTGATTCCCGGTATGCGCAAAGCGAGCTGGTAA
- the rpsH gene encoding 30S ribosomal protein S8, with protein MMTDPIADMLTRIRNAVRVEHPHVEMPLSKVKKGMAEVLKREGYSWDFEEVGEEPLRQLRLHLKYGPNGERVIRFIKRISTPGHRVYSPFRTLRPVLNGQGIKILSTSRGVVSDREARQRQLGGEVLCELY; from the coding sequence ATGATGACCGACCCTATCGCCGATATGTTGACGCGCATTCGCAATGCCGTGCGCGTTGAGCATCCTCACGTTGAAATGCCTCTTTCCAAAGTGAAAAAGGGCATGGCGGAAGTGCTTAAACGCGAAGGCTACAGTTGGGACTTCGAAGAAGTAGGTGAAGAGCCGCTCCGGCAACTTCGCTTGCATCTGAAGTACGGCCCGAACGGCGAGCGCGTGATTCGCTTCATCAAGCGCATCAGCACTCCCGGCCACCGCGTTTACAGCCCGTTCCGCACGTTGCGGCCCGTGCTCAACGGCCAAGGCATTAAAATTCTCAGCACCAGCCGAGGCGTCGTGAGCGATCGCGAAGCGCGGCAACGCCAACTCGGCGGCGAAGTGCTGTGCGAGTTGTACTAA
- the rplF gene encoding 50S ribosomal protein L6, protein MSRIGKKPAKIPNGCKVVVDNGIVRIEGPKGKLEQGLRPEVTVSVDAGNVTVARTEETRQGRAMHGLYRALIVNMLKGVSEGYVKKLEIVGVGYLAALAGKVLQIRAGFANEIQMPIPTGLKITCPDQNHIIIEGIDKQLVGQFAAEVRSIRKPEPYKGKGIRYDGEVVRRKAGKAVSK, encoded by the coding sequence ATGTCTCGGATCGGTAAGAAACCGGCGAAGATTCCCAACGGCTGCAAAGTCGTCGTCGATAACGGGATCGTACGGATCGAAGGACCCAAGGGTAAGTTGGAGCAAGGGCTCCGCCCGGAAGTCACGGTCAGCGTCGATGCCGGCAACGTCACGGTTGCCCGCACCGAGGAAACGCGGCAAGGTCGTGCGATGCACGGTCTGTATCGCGCCCTGATCGTGAACATGCTCAAGGGTGTGAGCGAAGGTTACGTGAAGAAACTCGAAATCGTCGGCGTCGGATACTTGGCGGCTTTGGCCGGCAAGGTGCTGCAGATTCGGGCGGGCTTCGCCAACGAAATTCAGATGCCGATCCCGACCGGCTTGAAGATCACCTGTCCGGACCAGAATCACATCATCATCGAAGGAATCGACAAGCAACTCGTCGGCCAATTCGCCGCGGAAGTTCGCTCGATTCGTAAGCCTGAGCCTTATAAGGGCAAGGGAATCCGCTACGATGGTGAAGTCGTCCGTCGCAAGGCCGGTAAGGCCGTATCGAAGTAA
- the rplR gene encoding 50S ribosomal protein L18 — MSQSKTINVRRERRGFRVRNKIKRVTTRPRLSVFRSNANMYAQIIDDASGKTLVAASTLEKGVAGGKGGNKDAAKAIGKTIAERALAAGIKEVAFDRGDYKYHGRVAALAEGAREAGLAF, encoded by the coding sequence GTGAGCCAATCTAAAACGATCAACGTCCGACGCGAGCGCCGTGGGTTTCGCGTCCGCAATAAAATCAAACGTGTGACGACCCGTCCTCGTTTGAGCGTCTTTCGCAGCAATGCGAATATGTATGCCCAGATCATCGACGACGCCTCGGGCAAGACGCTCGTCGCGGCTTCGACGTTGGAGAAGGGTGTCGCCGGCGGCAAGGGTGGCAATAAAGACGCCGCCAAAGCGATCGGCAAGACGATCGCCGAGCGGGCTCTTGCGGCAGGCATTAAGGAAGTCGCGTTCGATCGCGGCGATTACAAGTATCATGGTCGGGTCGCAGCGCTGGCCGAAGGGGCGCGCGAAGCCGGTTTGGCGTTCTAG
- the rpsE gene encoding 30S ribosomal protein S5, whose protein sequence is MNQPSRGRQSGDNRGSGGGEGGGGDKRRGRGGDRNQGGGDRKGDLIDKLVKIRRCACVVKGGRRFSFTAMVVVGDGKGKVGFGYAKSNEVPPAVEKATREGGRSLVEIQMTGHTIPHLVQGHFGSAHVVMLPASAGTGIIAGAAVRSVCEAVGIKDILTKSFGSTNPHNLVKATIDALRQLRSRQEVERLRGVSLS, encoded by the coding sequence ATGAATCAGCCTAGCAGAGGACGCCAATCGGGCGACAATCGCGGTTCCGGCGGCGGCGAAGGTGGCGGCGGCGATAAGCGTCGCGGCCGCGGCGGCGATCGCAACCAAGGTGGCGGCGATCGCAAAGGGGATCTGATCGACAAGTTGGTCAAGATCCGTCGTTGCGCGTGCGTGGTCAAGGGTGGTCGTCGCTTCAGCTTCACGGCCATGGTCGTCGTCGGCGACGGCAAGGGGAAGGTCGGCTTCGGTTATGCCAAGTCGAACGAAGTCCCGCCGGCCGTCGAGAAGGCTACTCGCGAAGGTGGTCGCTCGCTGGTGGAAATCCAGATGACCGGTCACACGATCCCGCACTTGGTGCAAGGGCATTTCGGCTCGGCCCACGTCGTGATGTTGCCGGCCAGCGCCGGTACGGGCATCATCGCCGGAGCGGCCGTTCGCTCGGTGTGCGAAGCGGTCGGAATCAAGGATATTTTGACGAAGAGCTTCGGCTCGACGAATCCGCACAATCTAGTTAAGGCCACGATCGACGCGCTGCGGCAACTTCGCTCGCGCCAAGAAGTCGAGCGCCTGCGTGGAGTAAGCTTGTCATGA
- the rplO gene encoding 50S ribosomal protein L15 — MNLHDVNQGIEKHKKIKRVGRGSGSGHGKTSGRGHKGQGQLAGWTTHAAFEGGQMPLYRRIPKRGFNNRWALVVKVVNVGDLNESFDAGADITPELLADAVKGRYDLLKVLGDGEITKKFKVSAHQFSKSAEEKIKAAGGEIVVLPGKAPVKKFEKRAKKKTPKDTK, encoded by the coding sequence ATGAATCTGCACGACGTAAATCAAGGCATCGAAAAGCACAAGAAGATCAAGCGCGTCGGCCGCGGATCCGGTTCCGGGCACGGCAAGACCTCGGGTCGCGGGCACAAGGGCCAAGGCCAATTGGCCGGTTGGACGACCCACGCGGCGTTCGAAGGGGGCCAGATGCCTCTCTACCGACGCATCCCGAAGCGCGGCTTCAACAACCGTTGGGCGCTCGTCGTCAAGGTCGTCAACGTAGGCGACTTGAATGAGTCGTTCGACGCCGGTGCCGACATCACTCCCGAGTTGCTCGCCGATGCCGTCAAGGGTCGTTACGACCTGTTGAAGGTCTTGGGCGACGGGGAAATCACCAAGAAGTTCAAGGTCTCGGCGCATCAATTCAGCAAGAGTGCCGAAGAGAAGATCAAAGCCGCCGGCGGCGAGATCGTCGTCCTGCCGGGTAAGGCTCCGGTAAAGAAGTTCGAGAAGCGGGCCAAGAAGAAGACCCCGAAAGACACGAAGTAA
- the secY gene encoding preprotein translocase subunit SecY, translating into MWEKLRVVFTIPELRQKILLTLGLLAVYRIGFWIPLPVVDTAAMKNYFDATANEGLQKMISQVAMFSGSQINQATIFGLGIMPYISASIIFQLLGSVWKPLEELQKEGETGRKKINEYTRYATVVLCLIQSWFYVSFLVKENLINATLLNDNGGLSFSWYLISVLTMTGGTIFLMWLGEQIDEFGIGNGISLLIMANILARMPQAFVELLQPVFKDGTIALSGSAGEIGLDKLILLIALFVGVVFGVVFIYKGQRRIPMQSAKHVRGRRVYGGNRQYLPLRVNQAGVMPIIFASSLLLFPAIFLRWLGSAVNSTWMSSMATALESSNAFTHNFLFVALIYFFCYFWTAVTFNPKDMADNLKGWGSFIPGYRPGRRTADYLEKVMARITYVGAAFLAVVAIAPTIVASSASIPQVIAGFYGGTSLLIAVSVAVDLVQKIDSHLVMRNYKGLTE; encoded by the coding sequence ATGTGGGAAAAACTTCGTGTCGTCTTCACGATCCCGGAACTGCGTCAAAAGATTTTGCTGACGCTCGGGCTGCTCGCCGTCTATCGCATCGGCTTCTGGATTCCGCTGCCGGTCGTCGACACGGCGGCGATGAAGAACTACTTCGACGCCACGGCGAACGAAGGCCTTCAGAAGATGATTTCGCAGGTCGCTATGTTCAGCGGCTCGCAGATCAATCAGGCCACGATCTTCGGCCTCGGCATCATGCCGTATATCTCCGCTTCGATTATCTTCCAATTGCTCGGCAGCGTCTGGAAGCCGCTGGAAGAATTGCAGAAGGAAGGGGAGACCGGCCGTAAGAAGATCAACGAATACACGCGCTATGCGACCGTCGTGCTCTGTTTGATTCAAAGTTGGTTCTACGTCAGCTTTCTCGTCAAAGAGAATCTCATCAATGCGACGCTGCTTAACGACAATGGCGGCTTGTCGTTTAGTTGGTACCTCATCTCGGTACTGACGATGACGGGGGGCACCATCTTCCTGATGTGGCTCGGCGAGCAGATCGATGAGTTCGGCATCGGCAACGGCATCAGCTTGTTGATTATGGCGAACATCTTGGCGCGCATGCCGCAAGCGTTCGTCGAGTTGCTGCAACCGGTCTTCAAAGACGGCACGATCGCCTTGAGCGGCTCGGCAGGCGAAATCGGTTTGGATAAGTTGATCTTGCTCATCGCCTTGTTCGTCGGCGTGGTGTTCGGCGTGGTGTTTATCTACAAAGGCCAGCGTCGGATTCCGATGCAGAGCGCCAAGCATGTGCGCGGACGTCGGGTCTACGGCGGCAATCGCCAATATCTTCCGCTCCGCGTCAATCAGGCCGGCGTGATGCCGATCATCTTCGCGAGCAGCTTGCTGCTTTTCCCCGCCATCTTTTTGCGTTGGCTCGGGAGCGCGGTGAACAGCACCTGGATGTCGTCGATGGCAACCGCGTTGGAAAGCAGCAACGCTTTTACGCACAACTTTCTGTTCGTCGCGCTGATTTACTTCTTCTGCTACTTTTGGACCGCCGTAACGTTCAATCCGAAGGACATGGCCGACAACCTCAAGGGTTGGGGGTCGTTCATTCCGGGCTACCGTCCGGGCCGTCGCACGGCCGACTACTTGGAAAAAGTGATGGCTCGCATCACGTACGTCGGTGCGGCGTTCTTGGCGGTCGTCGCCATCGCTCCGACCATCGTTGCGTCGTCGGCCAGCATTCCGCAAGTGATCGCCGGGTTCTACGGCGGTACGAGCCTGCTGATCGCGGTGAGCGTGGCGGTCGACTTGGTGCAGAAGATCGACAGTCATCTCGTGATGCGAAATTACAAAGGTCTTACGGAGTAA
- a CDS encoding adenylate kinase, whose product MRLIFLGPPGAGKGTQSQRLVRYLRVSHLSTGDMLRAAIAARTSVGILAEEYMSAGQLVPDAMILDLVAKRLEEADCAAGALFDGFPRTLGQAQAFDDYLHDRGQPLDVVLELCVPDHVVLERLGGRGRTDDRPEVIAQRLRAYWAQTRPLTEYYSHRGLLESIDGLGSPDEVFGRIKRALDLRSAAKPRQRETA is encoded by the coding sequence ATGCGGCTGATTTTTCTTGGTCCGCCGGGTGCAGGCAAGGGAACGCAGTCGCAACGCTTAGTGCGATACCTGCGTGTGTCGCATTTGTCGACCGGAGACATGCTGCGGGCTGCGATTGCCGCACGAACTTCCGTAGGGATCTTGGCCGAAGAGTATATGTCGGCCGGGCAGTTGGTGCCCGATGCGATGATTTTGGATTTGGTTGCGAAGCGATTGGAAGAGGCCGACTGTGCGGCCGGGGCGCTGTTCGATGGTTTTCCTCGCACGCTCGGGCAAGCTCAGGCGTTCGATGATTACTTGCACGATCGAGGCCAGCCGCTCGATGTGGTTCTGGAGCTATGCGTTCCCGATCATGTCGTGCTGGAGCGGCTCGGTGGGCGCGGTCGAACGGACGACCGTCCGGAAGTGATCGCTCAGCGGTTGCGAGCCTATTGGGCTCAGACCCGGCCGCTGACCGAATACTATTCGCATCGCGGCTTGTTGGAGTCGATCGATGGTCTTGGTTCGCCGGACGAAGTGTTCGGCCGAATCAAGCGAGCCTTGGATTTGCGAAGTGCCGCAAAACCAAGACAGCGAGAAACTGCGTGA
- the map gene encoding type I methionyl aminopeptidase, with translation MATLRSPREIGLMRQAGLAVWGAHQVAAALVRPGVTTGELDAAVEKFFIEQGAISLFKGYPGKVPFPAVTCISVNEEVVHGIPGPRVLKEGDVVSIDTGCKLNGWCGDSAITHPVGKVSSEAKRLLEVTKGTLDLAIQLIGVKNRWSEVALEMERYVRDAGFYVVESFVGHGIGRDMHEDPQVPNFVSSQLKRGGDFDLRPGLVIAVEPMVNAGTKRVKALSDHWTQVTYDGKPSAHFEHTIAVTKDGPFLLTAGPDTPGPSL, from the coding sequence GTGGCGACTCTCCGATCACCGCGCGAAATCGGCCTCATGCGTCAGGCAGGCCTGGCCGTTTGGGGCGCCCATCAAGTCGCCGCGGCGTTGGTTCGCCCGGGCGTAACGACGGGCGAACTCGATGCGGCGGTGGAGAAGTTCTTCATCGAGCAAGGTGCGATCTCCTTGTTCAAAGGGTATCCCGGTAAAGTTCCGTTTCCGGCGGTCACCTGCATCTCGGTCAACGAAGAAGTCGTTCACGGTATTCCGGGCCCACGAGTGTTGAAAGAAGGGGATGTCGTCAGCATCGACACCGGCTGCAAGCTCAACGGCTGGTGCGGCGACTCGGCGATTACGCATCCGGTCGGTAAAGTCAGCTCGGAAGCGAAGCGACTGTTGGAAGTCACGAAGGGGACTCTCGATCTCGCGATTCAGCTCATCGGCGTTAAGAACCGTTGGAGCGAGGTAGCGCTCGAGATGGAACGCTATGTTCGCGATGCCGGTTTCTATGTCGTCGAATCGTTCGTCGGCCACGGGATCGGTCGCGATATGCACGAAGATCCGCAAGTGCCGAACTTCGTCAGCTCGCAATTGAAGCGTGGTGGGGATTTCGACCTTCGGCCGGGCCTAGTGATCGCCGTCGAGCCGATGGTCAACGCCGGCACGAAGCGCGTGAAGGCGTTGTCCGACCATTGGACTCAGGTTACTTACGACGGGAAGCCGAGTGCCCACTTCGAGCACACGATCGCCGTGACGAAGGATGGCCCGTTTTTGCTTACGGCCGGTCCGGATACCCCGGGCCCGAGCCTGTAA
- the rpmJ gene encoding 50S ribosomal protein L36 — MKVRASVKKICDKCKLVRRRGILFVVCENPRHKQRQG; from the coding sequence ATGAAAGTCCGTGCCAGCGTTAAGAAAATCTGCGATAAATGCAAGCTCGTTCGTCGTCGCGGCATTTTATTCGTCGTGTGTGAGAACCCGCGCCATAAGCAGCGTCAGGGTTAG
- the rpsM gene encoding 30S ribosomal protein S13, which produces MPRLLGVDIPNDKPTWISLTYLYGVGNKVSLEVCRKAGVNPHAHARELHEDEVARISTLLDKDYTCEGQLRRQIAQNIARLKDIGSYRGVRHRRGLPVRGQRTRTNARTRKGPKKTVAGKKGVKDMK; this is translated from the coding sequence ATGCCTCGTTTGCTCGGTGTGGATATTCCGAACGATAAGCCCACGTGGATCTCGCTGACGTACTTGTACGGCGTCGGCAACAAGGTCTCGCTAGAAGTGTGTCGCAAGGCCGGGGTCAACCCGCACGCACACGCCCGCGAACTCCACGAAGACGAGGTCGCTCGGATCTCCACGTTGCTCGACAAAGATTACACTTGCGAAGGTCAGCTTCGTCGGCAGATCGCGCAAAACATCGCCCGCCTGAAGGACATCGGTTCCTATCGCGGCGTTCGTCATCGTCGGGGTTTGCCGGTGCGCGGTCAGCGTACGCGGACGAACGCTCGTACCCGCAAGGGTCCGAAGAAGACGGTTGCGGGCAAGAAGGGCGTGAAGGATATGAAGTAG
- the rpsK gene encoding 30S ribosomal protein S11: MNSQPTQGSAAASSAAGGKRRKIRRNVTLAIVNIKATFNNTVVTVTDTKGDVLCWASAGTSGFKGSRKSTPFAGQCAAQQAAEKASKYGVKEVEVRVKGPGSGRESAITALQSAGMAVKSIEDVTPLPHNGCRPPKKRRV; the protein is encoded by the coding sequence GTGAACTCGCAACCTACGCAAGGTTCGGCCGCAGCATCGTCGGCAGCAGGTGGTAAGCGCCGCAAGATTCGCCGCAACGTGACCTTGGCGATCGTCAACATCAAGGCGACGTTCAACAACACCGTCGTCACCGTAACCGACACCAAGGGGGACGTCCTCTGTTGGGCGAGCGCCGGCACGAGCGGCTTCAAGGGAAGTCGTAAGAGCACGCCGTTTGCCGGGCAATGCGCCGCGCAGCAAGCCGCGGAAAAGGCCTCGAAGTACGGTGTCAAAGAAGTCGAAGTTCGTGTGAAGGGCCCCGGTAGCGGTCGCGAAAGCGCCATCACCGCGTTGCAATCGGCCGGGATGGCCGTGAAGTCGATCGAAGACGTGACGCCGCTGCCGCACAACGGCTGCCGTCCGCCGAAGAAGCGCCGCGTCTAA